The Actinomadura sp. WMMB 499 genome includes a window with the following:
- a CDS encoding 3-hydroxyacyl-CoA dehydrogenase NAD-binding domain-containing protein, translated as MSASIKDIFKDEAVTSARVRDVTLPYGAGTLALITLDNGHDHTKPNTFGPNGLAELDAALDAVAGRDDIAAVGVTGKPFVFAVGADLKGVPLIRDRADARAIGKLGHDVFRRLGELDVPSFAYYNGAAMGGGVEVGLHCTYRTISAGVPAFALPEAFLGLVPGWGGTYLLPNLIGAEKALKVVIDNPLAQNRMLKARQAFEMGIADAIFDSADFLEESLAWTARVLNGDVVVERPAVDTGKAWDDAIAGARWNLDAKLHGAAPSFTRALDLVAAAKDRTRDEGFAAEDEALADLIMSDELRAGLYAFDLTQKRAKRPAGAPGKDLAREVTKVGVVGAGLMAAQLALLFARRLEVPVVLTDLDRERLDKGVGHAHAEIDKLLGKGRVSADQAGRLKALITGSLTKDAFDDADFVIEAVFEEMSVKQKVFAELEEHVSPDCVLATNTSSLSVTEMASKLKHPERVVGFHFFNPVAVLPLLEIVRGDRTDDAALATAFATGKRLKKSCVLVKDAPAFVVNRVLLRLLAEIVETVDEGTPIEVAERAAAPLGLPMPPFVLMGLVGPAIALHVNETLHAAFPDRFPLSDNLAKLVASGKPGVYRPDFTLDPEAVEIFAGGTSPSTEEQVLARALDALADEIRIMLDEGVVAAPEDIDLCMILGAGWPFHLGGITPYLDRAGVAERATGRRFLEPGVASLPR; from the coding sequence GTGAGCGCGAGCATCAAGGACATCTTCAAGGACGAGGCCGTCACCAGTGCGCGCGTCCGGGACGTGACGCTGCCGTACGGGGCGGGCACCCTCGCGCTGATCACGCTCGACAACGGGCACGACCACACCAAGCCGAACACGTTCGGCCCGAACGGGCTCGCCGAGCTGGACGCGGCCCTCGACGCGGTCGCCGGACGGGACGACATCGCGGCGGTCGGCGTCACCGGCAAGCCGTTCGTCTTCGCGGTCGGCGCCGACCTCAAGGGCGTGCCGCTGATCCGGGACCGCGCGGACGCGCGGGCCATCGGCAAGCTGGGGCACGACGTGTTCCGGCGCCTCGGCGAGCTGGACGTCCCCTCGTTCGCCTACTACAACGGCGCGGCGATGGGCGGCGGCGTCGAGGTCGGCCTGCACTGCACGTACCGGACGATCTCGGCGGGCGTCCCGGCGTTCGCGCTGCCGGAGGCGTTCCTGGGGCTCGTGCCGGGCTGGGGCGGCACGTACCTCCTGCCGAACCTGATCGGCGCGGAGAAGGCCCTCAAGGTCGTGATCGACAACCCGCTCGCGCAGAACCGGATGCTCAAGGCGCGGCAGGCGTTCGAGATGGGCATCGCGGACGCGATCTTCGACTCGGCCGACTTCCTCGAGGAGTCCCTCGCCTGGACGGCCCGCGTGCTGAACGGCGACGTCGTCGTCGAGCGGCCCGCGGTCGACACGGGCAAGGCGTGGGACGACGCGATCGCGGGCGCCCGCTGGAACCTCGACGCCAAGCTGCACGGCGCGGCGCCGTCGTTCACCCGCGCCCTCGACCTGGTCGCGGCCGCCAAGGACCGGACGCGCGACGAGGGCTTCGCCGCCGAGGACGAGGCGCTCGCCGACCTCATCATGAGCGACGAGCTGCGCGCCGGGCTGTACGCGTTCGACCTGACGCAGAAGCGCGCGAAGCGGCCCGCCGGGGCGCCCGGCAAGGACCTGGCCCGCGAGGTGACCAAGGTCGGCGTGGTCGGCGCGGGGCTGATGGCCGCGCAGCTCGCGCTGCTGTTCGCGCGCCGCCTGGAGGTCCCGGTGGTGCTCACCGACCTCGACCGGGAGCGCCTGGACAAGGGCGTCGGGCACGCGCACGCGGAGATCGACAAGCTGCTCGGCAAGGGCCGCGTCTCCGCCGACCAGGCCGGCCGCCTCAAGGCGCTCATCACCGGGTCGCTCACCAAGGACGCCTTCGACGACGCCGACTTCGTCATCGAGGCGGTGTTCGAGGAGATGTCGGTCAAGCAGAAGGTGTTCGCCGAGCTGGAGGAGCACGTCTCACCCGACTGCGTGCTCGCGACGAACACCTCGTCGCTGTCGGTGACGGAGATGGCGTCGAAGCTGAAGCACCCGGAGCGGGTGGTCGGCTTCCACTTCTTCAACCCGGTCGCCGTGCTCCCGCTGCTGGAGATCGTCCGGGGCGACCGGACGGACGACGCCGCGCTCGCCACCGCGTTCGCGACGGGCAAGCGGCTCAAGAAGTCGTGCGTGCTGGTCAAGGACGCCCCGGCGTTCGTGGTCAACCGCGTCCTGCTGCGGCTGCTCGCCGAGATCGTCGAGACGGTCGACGAGGGCACCCCGATCGAGGTCGCCGAGCGGGCCGCCGCGCCGCTGGGGCTGCCGATGCCGCCGTTCGTCCTGATGGGGCTGGTCGGCCCGGCGATCGCGCTGCACGTCAACGAGACGCTGCACGCGGCGTTCCCGGACCGGTTCCCGCTCTCGGACAACCTCGCGAAGCTCGTCGCGTCCGGCAAGCCCGGCGTGTACCGGCCGGACTTCACGCTCGACCCCGAGGCCGTCGAGATCTTCGCGGGCGGCACGTCGCCGTCCACCGAGGAGCAGGTGCTCGCGCGGGCGCTGGACGCGCTGGCCGACGAGATCCGCATCATGCTGGACGAGGGGGTCGTCGCGGCGCCCGAGGACATCGACCTGTGCATGATCCTCGGCGCGGGCTGGCCCTTCCACCTCGGCGGCATCACCCCGTACCTGGACCGCGCGGGCGTCGCGGAGCGCGCCACCGGCCGCCGCTTCCTCGAGCCCGGCGTGGCCTCGCTCCCCCGGTAG
- the dxs gene encoding 1-deoxy-D-xylulose-5-phosphate synthase — MSLLESIKDPDDLKRLDAAQLSRLAEEIREFLVHAVSKTGGHLGPNLGVVELTIALHRVFDSPKDKILFDTGHQAYVHKMLTGRKDFDLLRKRGGLSGYPSHAESEHDVIENSHASTVLSYADGLAKAFQLRGEDDRAVVAVVGDGALTGGMCWEALNNIAGAADRPVIIVVNDNGRSYSPTIGGLAGHLADLRVTQGYEQALDLIKKTVPRAPVVGTMAYETLHGIKKGLKDVLQPQAMFEDLGMKYVGPIDGHDEDAVEKALRRARGFGRPVIVHCLTTKGRGYAPAENDTEDCMHGGGAFDPETGKFLPKGGGTAWTKVFGEEMVELGRERRDIVAITAAMLHPTGLGAFAEAFPDRVYDVGIAEQHAVTSATGLAMGGMHPVVAVYATFLNRAFDQVLMDAALHRQPVTFALDRSGVTGDDGASHNGMWDMSILQIVPGLRMAVPRDGARLRELLRECVAVSDGPTAIRYPKGSAAADIEAIGKAGGMDVLARHDGSNGTRVLLVAAGAMATPAMEAASLIAAQGIGVTVVDPRWVKPLDPALLDLAREHRLVAVAEDNGRTGAVGDAVARLLRDAEVDVPVRTFGIPQEFLDHSSRGEILADIGLTPQALARDITESATRISSLEEHEHAPTTD; from the coding sequence GTGAGCCTGCTGGAGTCGATCAAGGACCCCGACGACCTCAAGCGACTGGACGCCGCTCAGCTGTCTCGCCTCGCGGAGGAGATCCGCGAGTTCCTGGTCCACGCGGTGTCCAAGACCGGCGGTCACCTCGGCCCGAACCTCGGCGTCGTCGAGCTGACGATCGCGCTGCACCGGGTCTTCGACTCGCCCAAGGACAAGATCCTCTTCGACACGGGCCACCAGGCCTACGTCCACAAGATGCTCACCGGCCGGAAGGACTTCGACCTGCTGCGCAAGCGCGGCGGGCTGTCGGGCTACCCGAGCCACGCCGAGTCCGAGCACGACGTCATCGAGAACTCGCACGCCTCCACCGTCCTGTCCTACGCCGACGGGCTCGCCAAGGCGTTCCAGCTCCGCGGCGAGGACGACCGCGCCGTGGTCGCCGTCGTCGGCGACGGCGCCCTCACCGGCGGCATGTGCTGGGAGGCGCTCAACAACATCGCCGGCGCCGCCGACCGGCCGGTCATCATCGTCGTCAACGACAACGGCCGGTCCTACTCGCCCACCATCGGCGGCCTCGCCGGCCACCTCGCCGACCTGCGCGTGACGCAGGGCTACGAGCAGGCCCTCGACCTCATCAAGAAGACCGTCCCCCGCGCGCCCGTCGTCGGCACCATGGCCTACGAGACGCTGCACGGGATCAAGAAGGGCCTCAAGGACGTCCTGCAGCCGCAGGCCATGTTCGAGGACCTCGGCATGAAGTACGTCGGCCCCATCGACGGGCACGACGAGGACGCCGTCGAGAAGGCGCTGCGCCGCGCCCGCGGCTTCGGCCGCCCGGTCATCGTGCACTGCCTGACCACCAAGGGCCGCGGCTACGCGCCCGCCGAGAACGACACCGAGGACTGCATGCACGGCGGCGGGGCGTTCGACCCCGAGACCGGCAAGTTCCTCCCCAAGGGCGGCGGCACCGCCTGGACCAAGGTGTTCGGCGAGGAGATGGTCGAACTCGGTCGCGAGCGCCGCGACATCGTCGCCATCACCGCCGCGATGCTGCACCCGACGGGTCTCGGGGCCTTCGCCGAGGCGTTCCCCGACCGCGTCTACGACGTCGGGATCGCCGAGCAGCACGCCGTCACCTCCGCGACCGGTCTCGCCATGGGCGGCATGCACCCGGTCGTCGCCGTGTACGCCACGTTCCTCAACCGCGCGTTCGACCAGGTCCTGATGGACGCCGCCCTGCACCGGCAGCCCGTCACCTTCGCCTTGGACCGCTCCGGCGTGACCGGCGACGACGGCGCCAGCCACAACGGCATGTGGGACATGTCGATCCTGCAGATCGTGCCCGGACTGCGGATGGCGGTGCCCCGCGACGGGGCCCGGCTGCGCGAACTCCTGCGCGAGTGCGTCGCCGTCTCCGACGGCCCCACCGCGATCCGCTACCCCAAGGGCTCCGCCGCCGCCGACATCGAGGCGATCGGCAAGGCCGGCGGCATGGACGTCCTCGCCCGCCACGACGGCTCCAACGGCACCCGCGTCCTGCTCGTCGCCGCCGGCGCGATGGCGACGCCCGCGATGGAGGCCGCGAGCCTCATCGCCGCGCAGGGCATCGGCGTCACGGTCGTCGACCCCCGCTGGGTCAAGCCCCTCGACCCGGCCCTGCTCGACCTCGCCCGCGAGCACCGGCTCGTCGCCGTCGCCGAGGACAACGGCCGCACCGGCGCCGTCGGCGACGCCGTAGCCCGCCTCCTGCGCGACGCCGAGGTGGACGTGCCCGTCCGCACGTTCGGCATCCCGCAGGAGTTCCTCGACCACTCCTCGCGCGGCGAGATCCTCGCCGACATCGGCCTCACGCCGCAGGCGCTCGCCCGCGACATCACCGAGTCCGCGACCCGCATCTCCTCCCTCGAGGAGCACGAGCACGCCCCCACCACCGACTGA
- a CDS encoding amino acid permease, with protein sequence MELLRKKSVEQSIRDTEDPEHRLRRGLSALDLTVFGVGVIIGTGIFVLTGVVARNNAGPAVALSFILAAVVCGLAALCYAEFSSTVPVAGSAYTFSYATLGEFPAWIIGWDLILELTLAAAVVSVGWSGYFASLLSDIGIDLPASIAAPPGDGGVVNIPAIALVLAVTVLLVLGIKVSSRVNAVIVAIKVTIVLLVIFAGLFFIKGDNYSPFIPPAQETGEESGVNAPLMQVIFGFTPANFGWLGIFSAIAVVFFAYIGFDIVATTAEEARRPQRDLPIGLIGSLVITAVLYAAVSTVVVGMQDYRELNEEAPLSHAFEVVGAGAFATIINVGAVIGLTSVVLILLLGQSRVFFSMSRDGLLPPFLSTVHPRLRTPYRSTILMGLIAAVIAGFIPLTELAELVNIGTLFAFLVVSLSVPILRRTRPDLPRAFRTPFVPIIPILSVLGCLFVMINLPLETWYRFLAWMAIGVLVYFLYGRRHSRLGPAGGGHRAKSAE encoded by the coding sequence ATGGAACTGCTGCGCAAGAAGTCGGTCGAGCAGTCGATCCGCGACACCGAGGACCCGGAGCACCGGCTCCGGCGGGGGCTGTCCGCCCTCGACCTGACGGTGTTCGGCGTCGGCGTCATCATCGGCACCGGCATCTTCGTGCTCACCGGCGTGGTCGCCCGCAACAACGCCGGTCCCGCGGTCGCGCTCTCGTTCATCCTCGCCGCCGTCGTCTGCGGGCTCGCCGCGCTCTGCTACGCCGAGTTCTCCTCGACCGTCCCGGTCGCGGGGTCCGCCTACACCTTCTCCTACGCGACCCTCGGCGAGTTCCCCGCGTGGATCATCGGCTGGGACCTCATCCTCGAGCTGACGCTCGCCGCCGCCGTCGTCTCGGTCGGCTGGTCGGGCTACTTCGCGTCGCTGCTGAGCGACATCGGCATCGACCTCCCCGCGTCGATCGCCGCGCCGCCGGGCGACGGCGGGGTGGTGAACATCCCGGCCATCGCGCTCGTCCTCGCGGTGACCGTGCTGCTCGTCCTCGGCATCAAGGTGTCCTCGCGGGTCAACGCCGTGATCGTCGCCATCAAAGTGACGATCGTGCTGCTGGTGATCTTCGCCGGGCTGTTCTTCATCAAGGGCGACAACTACTCGCCGTTCATCCCGCCCGCGCAGGAGACCGGCGAGGAATCCGGCGTGAACGCGCCGCTGATGCAGGTGATCTTCGGGTTCACCCCGGCCAACTTCGGCTGGCTCGGCATCTTCTCCGCCATCGCCGTCGTCTTCTTCGCCTACATCGGCTTCGACATCGTCGCCACCACCGCCGAGGAGGCCCGCCGCCCGCAGCGGGACCTGCCGATCGGGCTGATCGGCTCCCTGGTCATCACGGCCGTCCTGTACGCGGCCGTCTCCACCGTCGTCGTCGGCATGCAGGACTACCGGGAGCTGAACGAGGAGGCGCCGCTCTCGCACGCGTTCGAGGTCGTCGGCGCGGGCGCGTTCGCCACGATCATCAACGTCGGCGCGGTCATCGGGCTCACGTCCGTCGTCCTCATCCTGCTGCTCGGGCAGAGCCGCGTGTTCTTCTCGATGAGCCGCGACGGCCTGCTGCCCCCGTTCCTGTCCACCGTGCACCCGCGGCTGCGGACGCCGTACCGCTCGACGATCCTGATGGGCCTCATCGCCGCGGTCATCGCCGGGTTCATCCCGCTGACCGAACTCGCCGAGCTGGTCAACATCGGGACCCTGTTCGCGTTCCTCGTCGTCTCGCTGAGCGTCCCGATCCTGCGCCGCACCCGGCCCGACCTGCCGCGCGCGTTCCGCACGCCGTTCGTCCCGATCATCCCGATCCTGTCGGTGCTCGGCTGCCTGTTCGTGATGATCAACCTGCCGCTGGAGACCTGGTACCGGTTCCTCGCCTGGATGGCCATCGGCGTCCTCGTCTACTTCCTCTACGGGCGCCGGCACAGCCGCCTGGGCCCCGCCGGCGGCGGTCACCGCGCGAAGTCCGCCGAGTGA
- the idi gene encoding isopentenyl-diphosphate Delta-isomerase, whose product MREEEIVLLNADDEAVGTAPKAASHHSDTPYHLAFSCYVVDTEGRVLITRRALSKRTFPGVWTGSCCGHPAPGEKLRDAVLRRLRDELGIEGAALTPVLPGFRYRAVAEDGTVEHERCPVVRATVAPGVAVARNPEEVEDAEWWPWERCLELTGRPDSSLWYRLQLAELAPLGAPLDWPDAGAAGLPPAVGW is encoded by the coding sequence ATGCGCGAGGAAGAGATCGTACTGCTCAACGCGGACGACGAGGCCGTCGGGACGGCGCCGAAGGCCGCGAGCCACCATAGCGACACGCCCTACCACCTGGCTTTTTCATGCTATGTGGTGGACACGGAGGGTCGCGTGCTGATCACGCGGCGCGCCCTGTCGAAGCGGACGTTCCCGGGGGTGTGGACGGGCAGCTGCTGCGGGCATCCGGCCCCCGGCGAGAAGCTGCGGGACGCGGTGCTGCGGCGCCTGCGGGACGAACTGGGCATCGAGGGCGCGGCGCTCACGCCCGTCCTGCCGGGGTTCCGGTACCGGGCGGTCGCCGAGGACGGGACGGTCGAGCACGAGCGGTGCCCGGTGGTGCGGGCGACGGTCGCGCCGGGCGTGGCCGTCGCGCGCAACCCGGAGGAGGTCGAGGACGCGGAGTGGTGGCCGTGGGAGCGCTGCCTGGAGCTGACCGGGCGGCCGGACTCCTCGCTCTGGTACCGGCTGCAGCTGGCCGAGCTGGCGCCGCTGGGCGCGCCGCTCGACTGGCCGGACGCGGGCGCGGCGGGCCTGCCGCCAGCCGTCGGCTGGTAG
- a CDS encoding FAD-dependent oxidoreductase, translating to MASPVLVAVIGSGPAGIYAAEALVKQADGDVRVDVFDRLPTPYGLVRYGVAPDHTSIKSIAGYLQRVLENPAVRFFGCVELGRDVTRADLLGCYDAVIYATGAMVDRQLRIPGEDLPGSVAATDFVNWYCGHPDAADHEFDLSVEEVAVIGVGNVAVDVVRILAKTSDELRSTDVPEHVIEALSRSRVRRVHMIGRRGPAQAKFTTKEARELGDLANAGIHVDPADMELDPASAELAESDRKVRGNIKVLGAWTAEPPADRPRRIDVRFWRAPAEILGTDRVEGLRLERTHLDEDGRVTGTGEHETLPVGMVLRSVGYQSVPLEGVPFDERSFVVPNEGGRILGPDGARVPGEYVTGWIKRGPTGVVGTNKSDAAETVRNLLADLPADRRPPEHTVEELLESRGLPVVTYADWLNLDAAEIDLGRSLDRGERVKLGRWEAMTAACRNKPPAG from the coding sequence ATGGCTTCTCCTGTGCTCGTCGCGGTGATCGGATCCGGCCCCGCGGGGATCTACGCTGCCGAGGCCCTGGTGAAACAGGCCGACGGCGACGTCCGGGTCGACGTGTTCGACCGGCTGCCGACCCCGTACGGGCTGGTCCGGTACGGGGTGGCGCCCGACCACACCTCGATCAAGTCGATCGCCGGCTACCTGCAGCGGGTGCTGGAGAACCCGGCCGTCCGGTTCTTCGGGTGCGTCGAGCTGGGCCGCGACGTCACCCGCGCCGACCTGCTCGGCTGCTACGACGCCGTCATCTACGCGACCGGCGCGATGGTCGACCGGCAGTTGCGGATCCCCGGCGAGGACCTGCCCGGCAGCGTCGCCGCCACCGACTTCGTCAACTGGTACTGCGGCCATCCCGACGCCGCCGACCACGAGTTCGACCTCTCCGTCGAGGAGGTCGCGGTCATCGGCGTCGGCAACGTCGCCGTCGACGTCGTCCGCATCCTCGCCAAGACGTCGGACGAACTGCGCTCGACCGACGTCCCCGAGCACGTCATCGAGGCCCTCTCCCGCAGCCGCGTCCGCCGCGTCCACATGATCGGCCGCCGGGGGCCCGCGCAGGCGAAGTTCACCACCAAGGAGGCCCGCGAGCTCGGCGACCTGGCGAACGCCGGGATCCACGTCGATCCCGCGGACATGGAACTCGACCCCGCGAGCGCCGAACTCGCCGAGAGCGACCGGAAGGTACGCGGCAACATCAAGGTCCTCGGCGCGTGGACCGCCGAACCGCCCGCGGACCGGCCCCGGCGGATCGACGTCCGGTTCTGGCGGGCGCCCGCCGAGATCCTCGGCACCGACCGGGTCGAGGGCCTCCGGCTCGAGCGGACCCACCTGGACGAGGACGGCCGCGTCACCGGCACCGGCGAGCACGAGACGCTCCCCGTCGGCATGGTGCTGCGCTCGGTCGGCTACCAGAGCGTCCCGCTGGAGGGCGTCCCGTTCGACGAGCGCTCCTTCGTCGTCCCCAACGAGGGCGGGCGGATCCTCGGCCCGGACGGCGCCCGGGTCCCCGGCGAGTACGTCACCGGCTGGATCAAGCGGGGCCCGACCGGCGTCGTCGGCACGAACAAGTCGGACGCCGCCGAGACCGTCCGCAACCTCCTCGCGGACCTGCCCGCCGACCGCCGGCCGCCGGAGCACACCGTGGAGGAGCTCCTCGAGTCGCGCGGGCTGCCCGTCGTCACCTACGCCGACTGGCTGAACCTGGACGCCGCCGAGATCGACCTCGGCCGCTCGCTGGACCGCGGCGAGCGCGTCAAACTCGGCCGCTGGGAGGCGATGACCGCGGCCTGCCGCAACAAACCGCCCGCCGGGTAG
- a CDS encoding thiolase family protein gives MPRTARDVVFVDGVRTPFGKAGPKGLYAETRADDMVVRAIRELLRRNPSLPPERVDEVAIAATTQTGDQGLTIGRSAAVLAGLPKSVPGYAIDRMCAGAMTAVTTSGAGISFGSYDVAIAGGVEHMGRHPMGEGVDPNPRFLADRLVDPSALVMGSTAENLHDRYPGITRERADAYAVRSQRKTAAAYEAGKIQPDLVPTAVRSAERGWGLATADEPPRPGTTVDDLAKLKTPFRVHGNVTAGNAAGLNDGATACLLAAEDVARELGLTPRMRLVDFSFAGVEPEVMGVGPVPATERLLARNAMTMDDIGLIEINEAFAVQVLAFLDHFKIAEDDARVNPWGGAIAVGHPLASSGVRLMNQLARLFGERTDVRYGLTTMCVGMGMGGTVLWENTGWEGAK, from the coding sequence GTGCCTCGCACCGCACGCGACGTCGTGTTCGTCGACGGCGTACGCACGCCGTTCGGCAAGGCCGGCCCCAAGGGGCTGTACGCGGAGACCCGCGCGGACGACATGGTCGTCCGGGCGATCCGCGAGCTGCTGCGCCGCAACCCGTCCCTCCCGCCGGAGCGGGTGGACGAGGTCGCGATCGCGGCCACCACCCAGACCGGCGACCAGGGCCTGACCATCGGGCGGTCGGCCGCCGTGCTGGCCGGGCTGCCCAAGAGCGTCCCCGGCTACGCGATCGACCGGATGTGCGCGGGCGCGATGACGGCCGTGACGACGTCGGGCGCGGGCATCTCGTTCGGCTCCTACGACGTCGCCATCGCGGGCGGCGTCGAGCACATGGGTCGGCACCCGATGGGCGAGGGCGTCGACCCGAACCCGCGGTTCCTCGCCGACCGGCTCGTCGACCCGTCCGCGCTGGTCATGGGCTCGACCGCGGAGAACCTGCACGACCGGTACCCCGGCATCACCAGGGAGCGCGCGGACGCCTACGCGGTGCGCAGCCAGCGGAAGACCGCCGCGGCGTACGAGGCGGGGAAGATCCAGCCGGACCTGGTCCCGACGGCCGTCCGGTCGGCCGAGCGGGGCTGGGGCCTGGCGACCGCGGACGAGCCGCCGCGGCCCGGCACGACGGTCGACGACCTCGCGAAGCTCAAGACGCCGTTCCGCGTGCACGGCAACGTGACGGCGGGCAACGCGGCCGGGCTGAACGACGGCGCGACCGCGTGCCTGCTGGCCGCCGAGGACGTCGCCCGCGAGCTGGGGCTGACGCCGCGGATGCGGCTGGTCGACTTCTCGTTCGCGGGCGTGGAGCCCGAGGTGATGGGCGTCGGGCCGGTCCCGGCGACCGAGCGGCTGCTCGCGCGCAACGCGATGACCATGGACGACATCGGCCTCATCGAGATCAACGAGGCGTTCGCGGTGCAGGTGCTCGCGTTCCTGGACCACTTCAAGATCGCCGAAGACGACGCGCGGGTGAACCCGTGGGGCGGCGCCATCGCGGTCGGCCACCCGCTGGCGTCCTCGGGCGTCCGGCTGATGAACCAGCTCGCGCGGCTGTTCGGGGAGCGGACGGACGTCCGCTACGGACTGACCACGATGTGCGTGGGCATGGGCATGGGCGGAACGGTCCTCTGGGAGAACACCGGGTGGGAGGGCGCCAAGTGA